One segment of Macrotis lagotis isolate mMagLag1 chromosome 1, bilby.v1.9.chrom.fasta, whole genome shotgun sequence DNA contains the following:
- the G6PC2 gene encoding glucose-6-phosphatase 2, giving the protein MDFLHRNGILVIQHLQKDYRAYHDFLNFMSSVGDPRNIFSIYFPLWFQLNQTVGTKMIWVAVIGDWFNLIFKWILFGHRPYWWVQETQIYTNHSSPWLEQFPTTCETGPGSPSGHAMGSSCVWYVMVTAALSYTMGRIDKSSVTLHRLTWSFLWSVFWLIQISVCISRVFIATHFPHQVVLGVIGGMLVAEVFEHTPGIQTASLGTYLKTNLFLFLFALGFYLFLKLLDIDLLWSVPKAKKWCANPDWIHIDTTPFAGLVRNLGVLFGLGFAINSEMFFLSCRGKDSSKLSFRLLCMMTSLTLLQLYNFVKIPTHAEYLFYMLSFCKSAFIPLAVVAVIPYCIHVLMRPGEKKID; this is encoded by the exons ATGGATTTCCTTCACAGGAATGGCATTCTCGTGATTCAACATTTGCAGAAGGACTATCGAGCTTACCatgattttcttaatttcatgTCCAGTGTGGGAGATCCTCGTAATATATTTTCGATTTATTTTCCACTATGGTTTCAGCTTAATCAGACAGTTGGAACTAAGATGATATGGGTAGCTGTCATTGGGGACTGGTTCAACCTTATATTTAAAtg gaTTTTATTTGGTCATCGTCCTTATTGGTGGGTCCAAGAAACTCAGATCTACACAAATCACTCAAGTCCATGGCTTGAACAATTTCCCACAACATGTGAAACTGGTCCAG GAAGTCCCTCAGGTCATGCCATGGGATCCTCTTGTGTCTGGTATGTAATGGTAACAGCTGCGCTGAGCTACACTATGGGTCGAATAGATAAATCATCAGTGACTCTGCACAG ACTTACCTGGTCATTTCTTTGGAGTGTTTTTTGGTTGATTCAAATCAGTGTCTGCATCTCCAGAGTATTCATAGCAACACATTTTCCTCATCAAGTTGTCCTTGGAGTAATTGGTG GCATGCTTGTGGCAGAAGTATTTGAACATACACCTGGAATCCAAACAGCAAGTCTGGGAACATATCTGAAGACCaatctatttctgtttctttttgccCTTGGCTTTTACCTATTTCTCAAACTTCTTGATATTGATCTCCTATGGTCTGTTCCCAAAGCCAAGAAATGGTGTGCCAACCCAGACTGGATCCATATTGATACAACTCCATTTGCTGGTCTGGTGAGAAACCTGGGGGTTCTCTTTGGATTGGGCTTTGCAATCAACTCTGAAATGTTCTTTCTGAGTTGTCGAGGGAAGGACAGTAGTAAACTGAGTTTCAGATTGCTTTGCATGATGACTTCACTGACCCTCCTGCAGCTGTACAACTTTGTTAAGATCCCAACCCATGCGGAGTATTTGTTTTACATGTTGTCTTTCTGTAAAAGTGCATTCATTCCACTGGCTGTGGTTGCAGTGATTCCT